A genomic stretch from Leptospira licerasiae serovar Varillal str. VAR 010 includes:
- the amt gene encoding ammonium transporter, giving the protein MILEKSLLDILWVLVCSGLVLIMQGGFLVLESGLTRAKNSINVAIKNVADFGVATLLFYTFGFGLMFGVTWNGLVGTSLFAPAFPEGKAWPPTFFLFQLVFCGTSATIVSGAVAERLKFHSYLFATALISGLIYPIAGHWCWGGSLTDENHGWLAARGFHDFAGSTLVHSVGGWVSLSLLLIVGARIGRFPENEPPKTVTGSNLPMAMLGGILLWFGWMGFNGGSTLAFNEKVPGIILNTIISSGFSLMVAMLSAWLIKGFPEPTAPLNGSLAGLVAITAGADCFSPIQSAIIGSIAGSLVLPAEKLLEKLKIDDAVGAIPVHLIGGIWGTIAVGIFADLNLIGHNVTRSSLLLTQVLGILSVGGFAFGLSLLIFYLINKFFPLRVDGDEERMGLNISEHKATTELIDLFLAMDYQRKTGDLAVDVPVEPFTEVGQIAERYNLVLGTVRSTLADNEKARVEIADAYEKVRIEQDKAEKLLLNILPDSIAQELKSNTGLIADSYPNVSILFADIVGFTKISAVMRPESVVRILNEVFSHFDILAEKYGLEKIKTIGDAYMAVGGLPLPNEAHPLLVAHMAWDMKELLSKFKLKKMGTKLRMRIGINTGPVVAGVIGTKKFIYDIWGDAVNLASRMESHGVPGEIQVTESTAELIRSDFALTERGEIKVKGKGLVKTFLISHRLRSPEESFTDLGYSFSAT; this is encoded by the coding sequence ATGATCTTAGAAAAGAGCTTATTAGATATACTTTGGGTCTTGGTATGTTCAGGACTGGTGCTAATCATGCAAGGCGGTTTCCTTGTATTAGAATCCGGGCTTACTAGAGCCAAGAACTCGATTAACGTCGCTATCAAGAATGTGGCGGACTTCGGGGTCGCCACTCTTCTTTTTTACACATTCGGATTCGGACTTATGTTCGGAGTCACTTGGAACGGTCTTGTAGGGACTTCTTTATTTGCCCCTGCATTTCCGGAAGGTAAGGCTTGGCCTCCGACCTTCTTTCTATTTCAATTAGTGTTCTGTGGAACTTCTGCGACGATCGTCTCGGGAGCAGTTGCAGAAAGATTAAAGTTCCATTCTTATTTATTCGCTACTGCTCTCATCTCTGGATTGATCTATCCGATCGCCGGTCATTGGTGTTGGGGAGGAAGCCTGACGGATGAGAATCATGGTTGGTTGGCCGCAAGAGGGTTTCATGATTTTGCAGGTTCCACTTTAGTTCATAGCGTAGGTGGTTGGGTATCACTTTCACTTCTTCTTATCGTGGGAGCAAGGATCGGAAGATTTCCGGAGAACGAACCGCCAAAAACCGTGACCGGAAGTAATTTGCCGATGGCAATGTTAGGCGGGATTCTTCTTTGGTTCGGATGGATGGGATTTAATGGGGGAAGCACCTTAGCTTTTAACGAAAAAGTTCCGGGCATTATACTGAACACGATCATTTCATCCGGGTTCTCTCTCATGGTTGCAATGTTGTCAGCGTGGTTGATCAAAGGATTTCCGGAGCCTACTGCTCCTTTGAACGGTTCCTTGGCGGGACTAGTGGCAATCACTGCGGGCGCAGATTGTTTTTCTCCGATCCAATCCGCGATCATAGGTAGTATTGCGGGTTCCTTAGTCCTTCCCGCAGAAAAACTTTTAGAAAAATTAAAGATAGATGATGCAGTAGGAGCTATCCCGGTCCACTTGATCGGAGGAATTTGGGGAACGATCGCAGTTGGAATTTTCGCCGACCTGAATCTGATCGGGCATAATGTTACCAGATCTTCTCTTCTTCTTACCCAAGTCCTAGGAATTCTTTCCGTAGGAGGATTTGCATTCGGACTTTCTTTGCTGATCTTCTATCTTATTAATAAATTTTTCCCTCTCAGGGTAGATGGGGACGAAGAAAGAATGGGACTAAACATCTCGGAGCACAAGGCAACTACCGAGTTGATCGATCTATTCTTAGCGATGGATTACCAAAGAAAGACGGGCGATCTGGCAGTGGATGTACCTGTAGAACCTTTTACCGAAGTGGGGCAAATCGCAGAACGTTACAATTTAGTTCTCGGAACGGTACGATCCACGCTTGCAGACAATGAAAAGGCAAGGGTCGAGATCGCAGATGCGTATGAAAAGGTGCGTATTGAGCAAGATAAGGCGGAAAAATTACTTTTGAATATTCTTCCGGACTCTATCGCTCAGGAATTGAAGTCAAACACAGGACTCATAGCGGATAGTTATCCGAATGTTTCCATTCTATTTGCGGATATCGTAGGCTTTACCAAAATTTCCGCGGTGATGAGGCCTGAGTCCGTCGTACGCATCTTAAACGAAGTATTCTCTCACTTCGATATTCTGGCAGAAAAGTACGGCTTAGAGAAGATTAAGACGATAGGAGATGCATATATGGCTGTAGGAGGCCTTCCTTTGCCGAATGAGGCGCATCCTTTGCTAGTCGCTCATATGGCTTGGGATATGAAGGAACTTCTTTCCAAATTCAAACTCAAAAAAATGGGTACTAAACTGCGTATGAGGATCGGGATTAATACCGGCCCGGTAGTTGCAGGAGTCATCGGAACGAAAAAATTCATCTACGATATCTGGGGAGATGCAGTAAATCTTGCTAGTCGCATGGAATCTCATGGTGTTCCGGGAGAAATTCAGGTCACAGAGTCCACAGCAGAACTCATTCGATCCGATTTTGCGTTAACAGAAAGGGGAGAGATCAAGGTGAAAGGAAAAGGTTTAGTCAAAACCTTCTTAATTAGCCATCGACTACGTTCTCCTGAAGAAAGTTTTACCGATCTAGGATACTCATTCAGCGCAACTTAA
- a CDS encoding COX15/CtaA family protein, whose protein sequence is MIASTYSHFRKFSLFLVLYSVLIFLNLLYGPLVRATDSGLACPDWPFCFGKIFPDFDFNIFMEVGHRYYSGFLGIVLIAGTIWTAIVPELRKPFLGYFIIGILLIASQVTLGGLTVLLSLDPATVNLHLLNAILFLLCIVTATFKARYLANSTDSNEFLTKNSLLQKDQIPLLIGVLLIFFQIILGGRVSSNYAGLACLEFPTCNGEWIPSVPEPKVQIQVQHRLGAYLVAFYILLINLYGIFKGFSAETKKYVRTAIILLLIQIGLGIVNVYMKLPKLVTAAHTGVAILLFLSMYAVWVQRASELSKSKVS, encoded by the coding sequence ATGATCGCTTCTACTTATTCTCATTTCAGAAAGTTTTCTCTCTTTCTGGTCCTGTATTCAGTTTTAATTTTTCTAAATTTATTGTACGGACCGCTTGTTCGAGCCACTGACTCGGGACTCGCTTGTCCTGATTGGCCTTTTTGTTTCGGCAAAATTTTTCCGGACTTCGATTTTAATATTTTTATGGAAGTCGGACATAGATATTATTCCGGATTTTTAGGAATTGTGCTCATTGCTGGAACTATCTGGACCGCAATCGTTCCGGAACTTAGAAAACCTTTTCTAGGTTATTTTATCATAGGGATCCTACTGATCGCTTCTCAAGTTACTCTGGGGGGTTTGACAGTTCTTCTTTCATTGGATCCTGCTACCGTAAATCTCCATTTATTGAATGCTATTTTATTCTTACTTTGTATAGTTACCGCGACTTTTAAAGCGCGCTATCTTGCAAATTCCACCGATTCAAATGAGTTTTTAACAAAGAATAGTTTATTGCAGAAGGACCAAATCCCTCTGCTGATCGGAGTATTGTTGATCTTCTTCCAAATCATTTTAGGGGGAAGAGTAAGTTCCAACTATGCAGGGCTCGCTTGTTTAGAGTTCCCGACTTGTAACGGAGAATGGATACCTTCCGTCCCGGAACCCAAAGTTCAGATTCAAGTACAACACAGATTGGGCGCCTATTTGGTTGCATTTTATATTCTTCTAATAAACCTTTACGGAATATTCAAAGGATTCTCCGCGGAGACTAAAAAATACGTTAGAACGGCGATCATTCTGCTGCTCATACAGATAGGATTGGGAATTGTAAACGTATATATGAAGCTCCCTAAATTAGTGACAGCCGCCCATACCGGCGTGGCCATTCTTCTTTTCTTATCCATGTATGCAGTTTGGGTGCAGAGAGCTTCCGAGCTTTCTAAGAGTAAGGTTTCCTAA
- a CDS encoding SCO family protein, with protein sequence MFSSNHPQRFSKGAAALIFFLPFLSVLSFDTERELPAHAVPPELEGVGLEEKLGNHIDTNLSFVDEQGKQVRIGDYLKEGKPLLLTLVYYRCPTLCSLYLNEISTALKELNLEVGKEFNYVAVSFDPKEKPDLAKAKKEVYVKDYGRGDGSGWSFLTGNDPEIKALASSLGFTYKWNPYNDQWVHVSVAYVITPEGQISRYLKGIPMEERTLRLSLVEAGNGKIGDLTDSVALFCFQFDPSKNRYTLYAFNIMRIGGFLTVVILAAFLFRFWKKQNSSSTV encoded by the coding sequence TTGTTCTCCTCCAATCATCCGCAGCGTTTTTCTAAAGGTGCTGCGGCTCTAATTTTTTTTCTACCATTCCTATCCGTTCTATCCTTCGATACCGAAAGAGAACTACCTGCGCATGCAGTTCCTCCTGAGCTCGAAGGTGTAGGTCTGGAAGAAAAATTAGGAAACCATATAGATACTAATTTATCTTTCGTAGATGAGCAAGGTAAACAAGTCCGCATAGGCGACTATCTGAAAGAAGGAAAGCCGCTTCTTCTAACCTTAGTATATTATAGATGTCCTACTCTCTGCAGTCTTTATCTAAATGAGATCTCAACCGCTCTCAAAGAACTGAATTTAGAAGTCGGAAAAGAATTTAATTACGTAGCAGTAAGCTTCGATCCGAAAGAAAAACCTGATCTTGCAAAAGCGAAAAAAGAAGTATATGTGAAAGATTATGGAAGAGGGGACGGCTCCGGCTGGAGTTTTTTAACCGGAAACGATCCTGAAATAAAGGCTTTGGCTTCCAGCCTAGGTTTTACCTATAAATGGAATCCTTATAACGATCAATGGGTGCATGTTTCCGTTGCCTATGTGATTACCCCGGAAGGGCAAATTTCCAGGTATTTAAAAGGCATTCCGATGGAAGAAAGGACTCTCAGATTATCTCTCGTAGAGGCTGGAAACGGTAAAATCGGCGATTTGACTGACAGTGTTGCCCTTTTTTGCTTCCAATTTGATCCATCCAAAAATAGGTATACATTATACGCATTCAATATCATGCGAATCGGCGGTTTTCTCACCGTCGTTATCCTTGCAGCGTTCTTATTCCGCTTTTGGAAGAAACAAAACTCGTCTAGTACAGTATAA
- a CDS encoding M48 family metallopeptidase translates to MIDLSNSVRPYVLKLLVVLGLVSFSGSPIFSQSKPGEFDAELYAQLVRQSNVQFTNLIKSKTVLADHKGWKKPIDKAFGKLSKNSGNPPFPLVYKIVKEPSFNAFAMAGGQFCIHSGALDSLDEIIKQKEADAAQKLDFHRERYIAGVLSHELAHFYNRHVFNSVKKFYALKDEPSGKAFLENSKFSQEQELDADQTGLFLLDKAGYGGDFMLITLQTLNEVEQSYKEALASSKADKTRPELIGSHYFSSHPSPNERLSRLKTDKQELYSFLAKMEKTFDDIQLGRNLDEARSNLEDGLKKFPENTYLSKALAVCMHKIWMATASNEELKLKPVLDMPSFRDTMVFPPDKSKRAVMRIVPGNEAAYNRALKAYREVIVKTDDPYFLSNYAVLLSYSADEKDLDVAVNVANQAFQAEGTVALANNLGVVLFWTDKKEEAKELFNRLALSIDQKIRTLASQSGNNPQIAQYLRTIGQSTAQKQQVDPDYIYENFTPILNIALVESYSAVDPKSKGLASYYLTNYDSTSGWAKVLAKIHSIELTAPTAPNEVNAFKVGGVGPGDKLEDLLKNWGKPTRIKTDKKSGLEYFEYDNKETAFILDMGTVVQVNVVGDASPGLGQGITVGSSKPAAEKLLGSKFRKQGEYHDYYEKGKAFVKYNKHGKIDLLVVQ, encoded by the coding sequence ATGATCGATCTTTCGAATTCGGTTCGCCCTTATGTCCTGAAATTATTGGTGGTTTTAGGTTTAGTATCCTTCTCGGGCTCCCCAATTTTTTCTCAAAGTAAACCGGGAGAATTCGACGCGGAATTATATGCACAGTTAGTAAGACAGAGTAACGTGCAGTTCACCAATCTGATCAAGTCCAAGACAGTACTCGCGGATCATAAAGGCTGGAAGAAACCGATAGACAAAGCTTTCGGAAAACTTTCCAAAAATTCAGGAAACCCTCCTTTTCCTCTAGTTTATAAAATCGTAAAGGAACCTAGCTTCAACGCGTTTGCGATGGCAGGCGGACAATTCTGCATTCACTCCGGCGCTTTGGATTCACTCGATGAGATAATAAAACAAAAAGAAGCGGATGCAGCCCAAAAGTTGGACTTCCATCGTGAAAGATATATCGCAGGAGTCCTATCTCACGAGTTAGCTCACTTCTATAATAGACATGTTTTCAATAGTGTAAAAAAGTTTTATGCACTTAAAGATGAGCCGTCTGGAAAAGCATTTTTGGAAAACAGTAAATTCTCTCAAGAGCAAGAGCTGGACGCAGACCAAACAGGATTGTTCTTGTTAGACAAGGCAGGTTACGGCGGAGACTTCATGCTAATCACTCTCCAAACCTTGAACGAGGTGGAACAATCTTATAAAGAAGCATTAGCTTCTTCTAAAGCGGATAAAACCAGGCCTGAATTGATCGGCTCACATTATTTCTCCAGTCACCCTTCTCCAAACGAGAGATTATCCAGACTCAAGACGGATAAACAAGAACTGTACAGCTTCTTAGCTAAGATGGAAAAAACTTTCGATGATATCCAATTAGGAAGGAACTTAGACGAAGCAAGATCCAACTTAGAAGACGGACTCAAAAAATTTCCCGAGAATACTTATTTGAGCAAAGCTCTTGCGGTTTGTATGCACAAGATTTGGATGGCGACCGCTTCTAACGAAGAATTAAAATTAAAGCCTGTGTTAGATATGCCTTCTTTCAGAGACACTATGGTGTTTCCACCGGACAAAAGTAAACGTGCAGTTATGAGGATCGTTCCAGGAAACGAGGCAGCATACAATCGAGCGCTCAAAGCATACAGAGAAGTGATCGTAAAAACGGACGATCCTTACTTTCTATCTAACTATGCGGTATTACTTTCATATTCCGCAGACGAGAAAGATCTGGATGTAGCAGTTAATGTTGCAAACCAAGCTTTCCAAGCGGAAGGAACTGTTGCATTAGCAAACAACTTGGGAGTAGTTCTTTTCTGGACGGATAAAAAAGAAGAAGCAAAGGAACTTTTCAATCGTCTCGCACTTTCTATCGATCAGAAAATCAGAACTCTTGCTTCTCAAAGTGGGAACAACCCTCAGATAGCTCAGTATCTGAGAACAATCGGTCAATCCACCGCTCAAAAACAACAAGTGGATCCTGATTATATTTATGAGAACTTTACCCCTATTTTAAACATTGCACTGGTAGAATCTTATTCTGCAGTAGATCCAAAGTCCAAAGGACTCGCGAGTTATTATCTGACAAATTACGATTCCACTTCCGGTTGGGCAAAGGTATTAGCCAAGATCCATTCGATTGAACTGACTGCTCCTACGGCTCCAAACGAAGTGAATGCTTTTAAAGTGGGTGGGGTAGGTCCGGGAGACAAGTTAGAAGATCTTTTGAAAAACTGGGGAAAACCAACTCGTATCAAAACGGATAAGAAAAGCGGCTTGGAATATTTCGAATACGATAACAAAGAGACCGCGTTCATCTTAGATATGGGAACCGTAGTACAGGTAAACGTCGTAGGAGATGCTAGTCCTGGCTTGGGACAAGGGATCACGGTTGGATCTTCTAAACCGGCTGCGGAAAAACTTTTGGGTTCTAAATTCCGAAAGCAAGGCGAGTATCACGACTACTACGAAAAAGGAAAGGCTTTCGTGAAATATAATAAACACGGAAAGATAGATCTTTTAGTGGTTCAGTGA
- a CDS encoding metal-dependent hydrolase, which translates to MATIFSHPAVPISLFLFFGKKKIPLILAVFGIFFSILPDFDVVAFKFGVPYESDWGHRGFTHSILFALIMSCIVAFFRTKLKASWLAIFLFLFVSLISHGVLDAMTTGGLGVGFFIPWSSERFFFEFRPIRVSPIGPRNFFTARGWVVIQSELIWIWVPAVLVSGTGVLMRRFVFKDRSLNH; encoded by the coding sequence ATGGCTACTATATTCTCCCACCCTGCAGTACCTATCTCTCTCTTTTTATTCTTCGGGAAAAAGAAGATCCCTCTAATACTTGCAGTTTTTGGAATATTCTTCTCTATTCTTCCCGATTTTGACGTAGTCGCCTTTAAATTCGGGGTTCCGTACGAAAGTGATTGGGGTCATAGAGGGTTTACTCATTCTATCTTATTTGCTTTGATCATGTCCTGTATTGTTGCATTTTTCAGGACCAAACTGAAGGCAAGCTGGCTTGCCATCTTTTTATTTTTATTCGTATCCTTGATCTCTCATGGAGTATTGGACGCAATGACCACAGGTGGTTTAGGAGTTGGGTTTTTTATCCCTTGGAGTTCTGAAAGATTTTTTTTCGAGTTCCGGCCGATTAGAGTCTCTCCTATCGGCCCTAGAAATTTTTTTACGGCGAGAGGTTGGGTTGTGATCCAATCGGAACTGATTTGGATTTGGGTCCCGGCGGTTTTGGTTTCCGGGACCGGTGTTTTAATGAGAAGGTTTGTCTTTAAAGATCGATCACTGAACCACTAA
- the cyoE gene encoding heme o synthase encodes MNSFLSDWNQMIKPRVSSLVLATAVPGLYLGGSSAPSTLLVFMTMLGTFLMSSASFVFNQIIEIDRDSKMKRTANRPLPAGRISVAQAWIAGFAMTFAAFWILYYFANLLTAICAFAALLAYVFLYTILLKPRTHQNIVIGGVAGCVGPLIGYAAVSNSLPLPAWILFLMIFLWTPAHFWALAIFLKEDYSDANFPMLPVVKGVKETGRSILFYTILYVGSVIAFYWAEPSMGWLYMISSVALSISILYLSVKLFQNPEPKFARGFFFFSILHLFLINILILIDHSIAA; translated from the coding sequence ATGAATAGTTTTCTTTCAGACTGGAACCAAATGATCAAACCAAGGGTGAGTTCACTGGTATTAGCTACTGCTGTACCGGGTTTATACCTGGGCGGCTCTTCTGCACCAAGTACACTTTTGGTTTTTATGACAATGCTTGGGACTTTTTTGATGTCTTCCGCATCTTTTGTCTTTAACCAGATCATAGAAATAGACAGAGATTCTAAAATGAAACGGACTGCGAATCGTCCACTTCCTGCCGGAAGGATAAGTGTTGCTCAAGCTTGGATCGCGGGATTTGCGATGACTTTCGCAGCATTTTGGATCTTATATTATTTTGCGAATTTGCTGACAGCAATATGTGCATTTGCAGCACTTCTCGCTTACGTTTTTCTTTATACAATTCTTTTAAAACCGAGGACTCATCAGAATATCGTAATTGGTGGAGTAGCAGGTTGTGTAGGGCCTCTAATAGGTTATGCTGCGGTTAGCAATTCTTTACCTCTGCCTGCGTGGATATTATTCCTGATGATCTTTCTCTGGACTCCTGCTCACTTCTGGGCGCTCGCAATCTTCTTGAAAGAAGATTATAGCGACGCGAATTTTCCTATGCTCCCGGTTGTGAAAGGTGTAAAGGAAACAGGACGTTCTATTTTGTTTTATACGATTCTGTATGTGGGATCAGTGATCGCGTTCTATTGGGCGGAACCTTCCATGGGTTGGCTGTATATGATCTCTTCCGTGGCGTTGAGCATCTCCATACTTTATCTTTCCGTAAAATTGTTCCAGAACCCAGAACCGAAATTTGCGAGGGGATTTTTCTTCTTTAGCATTCTTCACTTATTTTTGATCAATATTTTAATTCTGATCGATCATTCCATCGCTGCCTAA
- the coxB gene encoding cytochrome c oxidase subunit II: MNWFSFITATSFMPVPATKESGDVDNLYIFLLVSGLISFIILIGGMVIFIFKYRRKSEDQKSAYITHNTLAEFLWSFIPFVIMMVIFAWGWSVFHDLRRVGEKGDVEVHVTARQWAWTFKYANDIEINSPSDKKLVADDPDSTLLKPEVVVVPVGKTIRFILTSDDVLHSFYVPAFRNKMDAVPGRRTTFTFTPIEKGDFTVFCTEYCGTKHSNMMATIRVVDGEQFAAWQAEKLAASAGASTRGPAERGEALFKGSLGCSGCHSIDGSRIVGPTFKGLYGNKREFADGSSVTADDAYIKQSILVPTAKIVAGFPPAMSSFQGRIKEDEIKDIIEFIKTLK, encoded by the coding sequence ATGAACTGGTTCTCTTTTATTACGGCGACAAGCTTCATGCCGGTTCCAGCGACTAAAGAATCGGGAGATGTAGACAACCTCTATATCTTTCTTCTTGTTTCGGGCCTTATCTCTTTTATCATTCTCATTGGGGGAATGGTAATATTCATTTTCAAGTATAGAAGGAAATCTGAAGATCAGAAAAGTGCTTACATCACGCACAACACTCTTGCTGAGTTTCTTTGGTCCTTCATACCTTTCGTGATCATGATGGTCATCTTCGCTTGGGGATGGAGCGTGTTTCATGATCTTCGCCGAGTCGGAGAGAAAGGTGATGTTGAGGTTCACGTTACTGCTCGTCAGTGGGCTTGGACTTTCAAATACGCGAATGATATCGAGATCAATAGCCCTAGCGACAAAAAGTTAGTAGCTGACGATCCGGATTCTACTCTTCTCAAACCTGAGGTCGTGGTAGTTCCGGTTGGCAAAACCATTCGTTTCATTCTTACTTCAGATGACGTTCTGCATAGCTTCTATGTTCCTGCATTCAGGAACAAAATGGATGCGGTTCCCGGCAGAAGAACTACTTTCACTTTCACTCCGATTGAGAAAGGGGACTTCACAGTATTCTGTACAGAGTATTGCGGAACTAAACACTCCAATATGATGGCTACGATTCGTGTGGTGGACGGAGAGCAATTCGCTGCTTGGCAGGCCGAAAAACTCGCTGCTTCTGCCGGCGCGAGCACAAGAGGACCTGCGGAAAGGGGAGAAGCTCTTTTCAAAGGAAGCCTTGGATGTAGCGGATGTCACTCCATCGATGGATCCAGGATTGTTGGACCGACCTTCAAAGGTCTTTATGGCAATAAGAGAGAATTCGCAGACGGTTCTTCCGTAACTGCGGACGACGCTTATATCAAACAATCCATCCTTGTTCCTACAGCTAAGATCGTAGCTGGATTCCCTCCTGCGATGTCTTCCTTTCAAGGAAGGATCAAAGAGGACGAGATCAAGGACATCATCGAATTCATTAAGACGCTTAAATAG